The Fusarium poae strain DAOMC 252244 chromosome 2, whole genome shotgun sequence nucleotide sequence ACGTGGGACGTGAGCCGGAAGGAGCGATTTTAAACGGATTGTATGCAACGGCTGAACCAAAATTTGCTTTTTCGCCCTCGCGAGGATAAGAGACACCATTATGTACATGAAAAGGAATGCGATTCCAGGCGATTCCTCCTTATCGTCTCATTGCCTGGCTTACTTCGTTGATCATGGCGAGAGAATGTTGTTGAGGAGTGAGTCTCGTTGGGTAAAAGCTGGATCTCGCTTGCGAAGCTTTCGAGGGTGACGCGGAGTTGAAACCGGAGATGGAGAGCGAGAAGGAGAGTGAGAGCAAGAAGATGACCTCGATTTGAAGGGCCAAATGAGACGGAGGCGTCACCAAGCGTTGCGGTCCCAGTTGGGGTCTGCGACGGTGTCAATCGGGGCATCATGATAGCAAAAATGGGTTTAGCGACAAACTCACCTTGGACAAAGGCGGCCAGAACCTTGCTCCCTGTTTGTAGCAGAGGATGACCAACAACGATCTTGAGGAACTTCTCGAGACCTGCGCGACGGCCCTCGATGACGTCGTCGCTAAAGCGGTTGGTGAAGACCTTGCCAGGCAGGGGAGGAATGGTCACCCGGGCGCTCTCGCGCTCGAGGATGTCGCGAAAGTACTCAAAGTCAGAGTAGCGGCGGCGGACGCTACTCTGGCGCAGCTTAAACGCCGGTATGTTTGTGCGGCAGAGAATCTCATAATCTGTATACATATGGCGGCCCATGCCGTGCGTTCTTGGGTTGCGGACCTATATAGCGCGCTTTGTAAGCCTTtctgtatgtatgtatgtatgcatATGGCTCTCTGGGCCCGGCAGCAGAGCGCAAAGAGGGATACTGAAGAAAATGCGCACCTCAATCTCTAGGAAGTTTTCAGGAGGTCCGTAGATCTCGTCAAAGCTCTGCTGGCGCGTATCAGGCATAGATTGTAGAATTGGTCGGTGAAATTGCGAGCCTGGCGCATCGAGGCCGGAGTTGTCCTGGTCGGACGCCATAGTGGCAGCGTTACAGAAGTGAGTTGAGACTATGAAGGGTTATATATGCGGGCGATGAGTAGCGTTATATTCAAAGTTTGGCAGCAGGCGCAGTGGGGGTAAAGAGAGGCTCGTGGTGATGTTTTGTAAAGTGGAGGTCGAGGAGAGGTATGATGTTCGGGCTATCATGTCGCATGAGGTTGGCTGCAGTTGGAGGTGGGGGAGAAGAGGGCGGGGTACTTGTGTAAAAAGCCTGGGATCCGGCTTTCTATATGTACCTACCTCTTTTCCTCGCgtgcttcttttcttttcttttccatcttGCTCAGGTAGTTAGTGAGTGTTACAACTAATGAAAACAGAATCCAAACCTGTTTCGGCTCCTCCGGCGCCCGTCGTGTCAATTATTATCGCTTCGTGTAACcatgagaaagaaaataCGACAGACAGACACTGCATTGTGCAAGTGCGGTGAACGAAAATGTCGAACTTGCTCAACCGAGACATATCTGTTTGTGTACCAGTTGGCTAGCATCTTTAggcccttttcttttttttttgcttagATCGGCGAGTTTCTTCTT carries:
- the SNX3 gene encoding Sorting nexin-3, which encodes MASDQDNSGLDAPGSQFHRPILQSMPDTRQQSFDEIYGPPENFLEIEVRNPRTHGMGRHMYTDYEILCRTNIPAFKLRQSSVRRRYSDFEYFRDILERESARVTIPPLPGKVFTNRFSDDVIEGRRAGLEKFLKIVVGHPLLQTGSKVLAAFVQDPNWDRNAW